The genomic stretch GGGTCCCCGCAGCCGCTACCTCTTCTCCTGCACCTCGGCCTCCCGCTCCTGCTCCAGCAGCTCCAGCTGGCGGCTCACGAAAGTCTCCACGGCCGCCATGACGCCGGCTCCGGCCGCTGTGCCGGAAGACCCGCCCTGGCCGGAAGTCCCGAGCAGGAAGTCCCTCCCACTGCGCCTTCGCGCGGCTTCCGCTTCCGGGACCTCCTGCGGCCGGCGGAAGCGGAAGTGGGAGCGGaatggcggcggcggcgggggcgcgGGCCGTCTTCGGGGCCCTGGTCCGGCGGCGCCTTCTCCCCGCAGGCAGCGGCCTCGGCCTCCCGGCGCCCCCCGGGGCGCGGGCGGGACTGGGGGCGAGCCCTGGAGCCGGTGAGAAAAACTCAGGGCCCTCCCCCTGCCCGCCTCAGGGTCCGGGCTCCGACCTCTGACCCCTTGACCTTGGGCGGCCCCTCTCGTGCcgcggtttgcctcagtttccctctgtgTCGGCGGTGTCTCGGAGGCCTTTCAGCGCAGACGTCGGCCCGCCCCCTCCAGGCTGCAGCTCCGGCCCTGCACACAGTAGGGGCTCGATGGGGTGATTGACTCTGCGGCCTggcccccgcccctcccccttttccaagGCCCGAGCCTGGGAGATCCCCCCGTGTTCCTGAGCGGGGTCAGGGGTGACTCAGtctgaagcacctactgtgtgccgggccATGTGCCAAGCTCTGGGCATAGAAGGACAGGCAAAAGCGGCCCCTGCCCTGGGAGGGGGGCTTAGGGTGTGATgcaggggaggggctggaggcAAAGCGCGGGCCAGGCCTGGGGCATATTCAGTGGCTGGACAGTCACGGAAGCCTTAGAGCGTAGACCGAAGGTGCATACTCTTTGCTTGGGGCAGAGGTGACTTGGTGGGGGGATTCCTTGAgtacctggggtgggggaggtgccCACTAGGTCCCTTCCCGCCTTTAAGTCTCAGGAAGCTGGAGACCCTTCATCTTAGCCAGGAGGGACAGGAAGGGGCTTCCCCAAAGCCGCCTGGTAGtaaatgacaggatttgaactcaggtccttggacTCCCAATGCagcttctttccactgtacagtctttttgttttgcttccaCCCTCGGGATATTTGAAGGCCGTTATCACACCCCCCCCACATCTACGCCCACCACGTCTACACTCTGTCCTTCCTCTGGTCCCTGGTTTCTTCCCTCTCACAGGAACCCAGCCTTTGGGTTCCAACAAAGCCGCAAAGCACCTTTCATTGGGATGTTTTAAAGGAGGTCCCGCGAGCGGGTCCTGACCCTCTCACTCCCTGCCTGGCATCAGTTTGGGTTTGGCCTCAGGCCTGAAAGGCaggacccccaccccctgccccgcCACATTGGGGAAGGGGCCCGGCTCTGAACTGACCCATCTCAGAAGTAGGAGGCAAAGGGGTGAGGGGACAGCAGCCGGACAGATGTCCCGGGGGCCGAGGTCTCCAGTGGAATGAGGAGAGGGAAAATCTTGGTGAGATCTCCCCAGAGCCTTGGGCAAAGGTCGGTCCGGGGACCTGCACCCCTGCCAGTCACATCAGATTGGGGGGGACGTACgtacttttcttcctctttctattttaaaagatgGTTTGTTCtgagggatggaaggaaagggagaaaggaggaagcccacatggtttaaaaacaaaagagcaataaaaatcTGGGTGATTCTGGTTTCTAAGTCaggatatttcatttttatctttgtctccctGGCATGTAGTAGGGGCTTAATTAGTGTTAGATCACTTTATGGACATAGGCTGTGCCCTTTTGGCACTCGCTGTTTAGTTGGAGAGAAAACAAGTATCAGCAACAGCAAACACTTAACCATGTGTTAACCACCGCCCGTGAGAACACACAGAGCTGTCAGACTCGCCGGCAACCACCCAGGATGCACGAACTAGGTGAAAATGTGCATGCGACCATGTGTGTTCTTTTGTGGCTTTCTAAGCCTGGCAGCCCCAGGGGCTGTGGCCACCATCAGAGATGGGAGAGTGGCCAGTGTGGGGCCCCAGGGGGAGGAAGCCTGGCCCAGAGGAAGACTCTTGAACTGCTTTTGGCAAAGGGCAGTGACTATGACGCTAAAAACCAAAGATGTGAATCTGATTGTTTATAAGTGatgacaaagggggcagctaggtggcgcagtgggtagagcaccggcactggattcaggaggacctgagttcaaatccagcctcagacacttaacacttactagctgtgtgacctggggcaagtcacttaacccccacttgcctcaccaaaaaaaaaaagtgatgacaaGAAGGTTTCTGGCGGGGAGCTGGTGTTAGCACCACAGGGAAGGCGAGGGCTTTGTTAGAAGAGACAAGGGAGGGGCGGCTCGGTAAGAGCCACCAGCAGTGGGGGCTGCTGAGAGGCCTGGGCCCTGGGGCTCAGCTCCATAAATGTTACTGCATGCAGAGCTCAAAGCAGAGCTGGAGGACCGGCTTCCTGTCCCAGCTGCGGCCCCTGCCAGGTGTTCCAGGCCTCAGACCTTTCTCTTTGTCCTCCCCCTCTGAGATGAGCGGTCATCTTCCTGCTCGCACTCAGGGCCACTCGTGAGTGTTGCCGGATTGTCTTTTGTAACCAGCGATTGTCTGGTTTCTTCTTTTCAGTTCATCGTTGGCCTGCTTTTCAAAGTCACAGTTCCCAGAGCACATCTGCTCCAGAAAGGTAAAGAACGTGGGGTTCTGCTGGTCTGACTTTTGAGACTCTGTGGGAAAGCAAATGCACGGAATTGTCTAATTGCCCCGACCTTCATTTGATACTGTAGCTCACAGGTGGGGGGACGGGGCAGATAAAAGCATAGAAACAGAGCGGTGAGCTCTGGTGTAGCCTCGTCATGCCGGGATGGGGACGTGTTCCATTTCTGGCTTGGGGAGCATAAAGATTGTGCCATCCTCTGTGCTGGCTGTTACTGGGAGATGATGCTGGAGGGGAGAATTTGGGAACAGTTTCCCCGGCACATTTCAGAAAATCTACCTCCTGACGGGTATTTCTTCTGTCTGGTGCTGGGGGCCTTGGGGGAGAATGAAATCATTTTGTTCCAGATGTGTCGAGTTTGAGATGTCGATAGGACCAGTAGGTTGAGGTAGTGGGCAGTCACGTGAGACAGGCTAGGGCTGGACAAAGAGATCTGAGAATCCTCTATGGAGATCATTGATTTGGGCGTGGCTGACGAGCTCCAAGTGGAGTGGtttggagggaaaagagaagagggtgcaCTTGGGCAGGCAGAAAGCGAGGAAGGTGCACTCGTCCGTCAGGTGGAGTGAAGATAAGATGGGGAGAAGAGCAGGGAAGGCTTTCTCTCCCAGAGACGCTTTCACATTTCTGATGAATTCAGATTCACGCCTCGCTTCGCTTCTGGGTGCTGTAGCTCAACAAATGACTTAGTGTGGAGGTGGCCCAAGCTGGGGCCAGCCTTTTGTTCACATTCAGCCtctaaattttttgtttgtttttggtggggcaatgagggttaagtgacttgcccagggtcacacagctagtaagtgtcaagtgtctgagaccaaattggaactcaggtcctcctgaatctggggccagtgtttcatccactgcgccacctagctgcccccccccaccccagtctctaAACTTTTGTCTACCTTTGTATGTGCTTCATTTTCCAAGGCAGGAATCTGCATGAACCTCACCATGCAAATGTTGTCCACAGGGTCCTCCCTAAGACGTCACTGACTTCCCCTCCATGGCCTAAAATCACACTGCCGGCTGCTGAGGAAGAGGGCGAGCGTCACCGAGGTAAGTGTCGCAGCGATAAGGCAGGCACCAGTATCCAGCTTCTCTCCCTCGCCAGGTCTTCTGCTCTCCGGTCAGGGTGCCGCGTCCAGGCTCCCCTAAAGCTCTTGTTTGTTGCCTTCAGAAAATACATTTCACGAGTTATCTCTTCTCTGCCCACAGGAAAATGCCAGACTCTTTTCAGGGTCTGGAAAATAGGACATGGAACTTTGTCAACAATCCAGTGTCTCCCTAGAAATTGAGAAGCAAAAGATTCGGGGTCGTGCAGATTAGAGCCAGAGCGGCTGCTTCAGGGGGTTGTAAGGTAGAGATCAGGCTTGAGTTAAGCATCtgctgtgtgctaagtgctgggcatacaaagaggGGCCCAAACCAGTCCCTACCCTCGGGGCTCCCAGTCTGAGGTGGGAGACACCCACAGAcagctgtgtacaaacaagccacAGACAGGGTCCAAATCAGAGATCCTCGACAACGGGGAGTGCCAGCACTTCAGGGGGCAAgcaaggcttcttacagaaggtgggattttatcagGAACACAAAGGAACATTCGCCACAAGGAGAACATGAGGAGGGAGAAACTTCCAGGCAGGGGCGTAGCTGGTGAATGGCGTTGGGAGGACttggatgggagaaaaaattgccTCTTTCTTCTCACTAGCTTTTGGTTTCCTCTGCAGTCCTCTGGAAGTCTAATCCCACGCCCTCCTTTTGGAGATGAGGGAGGCGAGGCGttcagaaagccagtgacttACCTTTGCCCGAGGCCCTGCGGCTCCCTAGTGACAGACCTCGGGTCATAGGCCCTGACCCCTGAGGCTCAGTCCTCTGCTTTCCACCCCCAGGGAGGAGGAAATGCTCCTGGAGCAGGTGCCAGCTTCTAAATGGCTGTTTTTAGTTCTGAAAGACCTGAATCTGCAGTTGCAGATTTCTtgagaatcatgaagagttgttTTATTCACAAGAcaagttttctttatttccagCAAAATCCGGGCTTTCATCCAGATTTGAGTCGGTACCAATCACCCTTCCATCTGACCCAGGCATTGCCCTCCAGTCACCGCACTGTCCACCTCCTTAATCCTTGGATGGGGTTCATTGAATGGAAACGTTGTTTTACCCCTACTAACAGTTGCTCAAGTTTCCATTAACATAACGAATGGGGGAGTATTTCTTAAGTGTCCTTGTAGTGCCGAGCCCTGTACATcttggatcttcacaacagcccattttacagttgaagaaacaggcagacagtggtgaagtgacttatccagggtcccagagccagtaagtgtctgagtctgaatttgaactgggctcctgactccaggcctagcccttTGTGTGTGGTGGTATCTCCTAGTGGCCCCCTGATGGTCAGCAGCAGTATGTGATGGGCCCACCAGAGACATTCACAGGGGCTGAGATATCAGGGGCATTTTAAAGGGGTTCCTGGACAATGGTTGGAAACCCAGCGCTTAGGCCCCTGTCTTCATTTTCAGAAAGAAAGGTCTCTACGTGGTGTAGTGCCCAGAGCACCAGACTCGGAGTtgagaagatccaagttcaaatctgaccttagacacatactaactgtgggaccctgggcaagtcactttacctcactcagcctcagattccttatctgtgaaatgagtatcatcacagcacctgcctcccagggcagTTGTGATGATCCAAGatcatgtttgtaaaatgctGGTAATTCTTAACATCTTAGTTATTGTCACCACTGTTATTAAAGGCCTTGACTTCAGCGCCGCCACGGCTTCATGGGGTACGCTGCAGCGTCTGGGATATCCCTGCGCCGTCTACTCTCCGGGGTGTAACCAAGGCCCGCGCCCTCTTGTGTCCGTTCCTTTTAGAGGTCATCCAGCGGGTGAACAAACTGATCGCCACCGGACAGTACGGCCGGCTCTTCGCCGTGGTCCACTTTGCCAGCCGGCAGTGGAAGGTGACGGACGGGGACCTGATTCTGATCGAGAACACCTTGGAGGCCCAGTGCGGGGAAAGGATTCGCATGGAGAAGGTGAGGGCGTGAGGGCGCGTAGCGGGGGCCTGCCTTCACAGGCTCTACAGAGCCTTTCTTCCCTGCGCGTGAAGGTGTTTCACTAAGAGCAGGTGCCTCTGCGGCCTTCTGGCCAGGACGCTTCTTCCTGAGCTGTGGGGCAGGGCCGGGGGTTTCGAGGATCCTGTCCACCCTTCCAGGGCATCCCCTCTGCGCTTCACAGCATCTCTCAGGCTGCTAGGGCCACACCCTCTCTGAACACAGATGCCAGAGACCTGGAAGGATGGGGAGCTCACCACCTCCTGCAGCTGCCCATTGTGCTTTGGAGCATCACCGAGTCTCGCCTCCCCTGACAAACTCCTATCAGGTCCTGAGGTGGAACCTTCTGACAGCCCAGGACTGGGCAGGAGGGTACGGGGGAGACCTTCCTTCTGGGTCTCCCTTGTGGCCGCAGAGCCTGTAGGAGCAGGTCCGAGCTGTGTCTGCCCAGGGATGCTGGGGTCCAGGCACCACGACGTCCCCAGGTCCTCCTGTGGTAGAATCCCAGGACCCTTCACCCTTCTGATGGCCCTTCTCTGGGCACACGAGCCGCCTTCTTGAAGTGGGGCACCCTCCAAACGAGTCGGGCCTTCCCCTTGATCAGTATTTGTCGAATAGAGATTTGCCTTCAGCTTGATCCAGTCTCATCTTCTTGGATCCAGCCCAGGGTTGTTGCCCCATAGCTCCTTTCATATCCAGCATGTCCTCCTTCCCGCTCAGCCAGACACCCATACTGTATGGAGCCAGGGTTATCTGGCCCGCCTGCGTCCCCacttttcagagagcttttgtccTCAGGAAGCACAGCACCCTGATCTGCAAGTCTCCTAGGACTTTGGGGTTCTCCCCTCTTTGTGCCCTTCAGCTGCTAGGAGACAATCAGGTTGCCGCCCCCTCTCCTGAAGCTTCTCCAAGATAAATACCCACAATCCCAGAGTGAGGTCAGCCCGCTATGGCCCTGGCCCCCCACGCCATGTGCACCCCAGTATTCCAGGAGCCAGGGCCAGGCTCTCTGCCCTCTTCTTGGCAGACTTGCCCTCCTTGGCTGAAAGGAGGGCCGCTGTCTGCCCTCTGCCTCATCTCTCAGGTTGCTGACGGCGGTTCAGCCGCTGCTTCCAGGGCCCAAAGATGAAGTTCGTCTGGGCCTGGGCACATAAATTTAGTCCCGGGCAGGAGGGCCTCTTGTCCTCTTTCATCATTGTTCTGTCCTTTCTGCCCCAAAGATCATCCTCCTTGGCAGAAAAACCCGAAGGGAAGTTGGCATTCAgcagctctgccttctctctgtggGCCGTGATCGTCCGTCCGCCCCAGGTGGCTCGCGGTGCTTTCCCTTTGGAAGCTGTGCTGTTTTCCCTAACTGACTTGAAGAAAGCCCTCATCGttgtccttggcttccttcacGTGCCAGCTTCTGCTCATTGGGTTTGGGCACTCCTAAATGTTTGTTCTCATCCCGTTAGCCAGCCTCGTTCCCGGTCTTCAGGAGAGCTTTGTAGGATTTAGCTCACTTAGTGAATGTGCAGCACATTTCTTGGAGAGTGTCCTCATGACAACTTCTCTTTCCCCACAAGACTCCCCTCTTCCAAGCTCTCCTATTTCTgtcccagtcccccaggctcgCCACTTTGGAATCATCTCTAACTCCTCAGTCTTCCTGGCCCAAACCCGGACCCTTCTCTCCAATTCTGTGCCCCCCTGAGTACAGGGCCTCCCTCACCCCTGTCCCGGACTTTTTGCAGGAGCATCCTAGTGGGTTGTCCTGCCCCGAGCTCTCTCTgcccctccaggatcaaacagacCCCTCTGTTTGCCTCGCCAAGCCCTTCGCAGCCTGGCCGAGTGCTCAGGGCTTTGGCACTTGACAGAATGCCTTGTTTCTCTGTGGGTGCTTTCTGAAGAGCTGCTCATCTTTCACAGGGGGGCTTTCCTTAGAGAGTTTTATGCCAAAGGGCTCTCCGGTCACTCCCCTCACAGTCCCCATCATCTGCACCTCGGGAGATGGGCTTGTCAGACAGAGACACGTGGTAGATGAAATGGCCGTTCAGACGGATCGAGATTGAGCTGCCACGCCAGGAGGGAGGCCCCTGCCCCAACTCCTCTTCTTGGTAAGTTCAGGACTGGCATGCTTCCGGGACTCCCTCCGTTGGTCTGCCAGTCAGTGCCGCATCCTCTCTGTCTCCAGATCCCGACTGTCTCCACAGGAGAGAGTAGCTGCTTGCCCAGTGCCACTCTGCCACCCCCACCTCTTCCCTGCCCCATCATTGGCTGAAGAAGATCAGAGCTTTCAGGGCCATATCTTCAGGTGGCTTCTCGCCCATTCGTTGATACCCATGAGGTCCCGTTTGTCCTCACCCACCCTGCTGGCTCCCAGGATATCCTCCTGCCTGAATTAAACGCCGTTTGAGTGAGCGGCTCTGGAGCAGCCTCCCAGACTTTCTTTGTGCTTTATTCCATTGTTCTCACGGTTCTTTGATaaaatcttttccctctttatgtTTAAGGAAGTTACAAATCATTTGGAGCAGATGGAAAAGTAAAACTGTTGTCATTCAGGCATTTCCAACTCTtggggaccccatttggggttttcctggcaaagatactggaggcatttgccatttcctcttctagctcatttgacagatgaggaactgaggcagacagttaaGTGATTCACCAGGAAGAATCTgaacccaaatttgaactcaggtctttgtgactccaggcccgacactgtccactgtgccacctcgctaaAAGTAAAACTCACTCCCCACACAGTGACATTTCCAAGATTGTGTTCTGGCCTCCCGCTTAGTGAAACTCATTTTAATTATGGCCTGATGTTTCTGGTCCCATTGCCTAGTGATGCAGACCCTCCAATTGATGGGTGGTCTCATTAATTGAGACGTGCCCTCCTGTGATGTGCATCACAGCCCTACCTTGCAGCAGTGCCAGGGAAGCGCTCTGCCCACTTGTTCTCCCTCTTGCCTCATGAACATCTGACCTGTCTCCTCCTCCTGGCATCCAGTTGCATGGTAACATACCTCTTGCCTCTTCTTGACAATTCTTCATTGGGCAGGTGTTGCATACCTACTGTGTGTGTCTGATCTTTAGGTATTTTGACACAGTGGGGTTCTGTGTCTCACAGCTATGTCTCCGTACCATCATGTAAAATTTGAGTGTTTTTCAAATGGGCCTTTGCTTTCACAAGAAGCTGGGAATCAGTAAAAGAGCTCTGCACTTGACTGAAAGCAGTCCaggcctttctcttcctttttcacttTCCACCCAGTTCATCGTCCATCTCTAGTGTCTGTCCTGGAGATCAGTGGGGTAGGACAGCAGGTAGGCTTCATCCATGAGGTCTTTCTTGTGAGGCAGCAAGGGGGCGCAGCGGATGGagcactgggagtcaggaggacccgagttcaaatgtgaccagacactcgctgtgtgaccctgggcaagctttTGCACAAGTAAAATTAttgtagttaaaattagaagggaattaACGGGGTGGGGGGGATCTTTgccacaagtttctctgataaaagtttcattGCCAAGATactgattcaaatgtataagactggtagccattccccaataagaGAAGTGGTCTAAGAGTACTAGGAGACGGTTCTCAGAGGAAGAAGCAGTCAACCGTATAAATCACTGTGGATGACAGGAGTGAAAATTAAAGCAGCTTTGAGATTTAGCCTCACGCCTATCGGAGTAAGGAGgatgataaaaataaacaacaacagcagttgTTGGAGGGGCTTTGGAAAAATGTATTTGggctaaccccaattgccttaaacatccggggcatCTCTGGTCGTCCTGATGTGTATCTGCCACTGGACTCAGCTGGCcccggaggagagagtgaggctggtgaccgtgcacagccctccctcactgagaTCCCATTCGGTGCAAGGCATGACCTCACCCCGATGTCCTGGACCTCTTCCAAGAACCTGCGGTGTTTTAGAACTCGATGCAGTCTGAGTCCCCGAAGGCCCTTAGCATCCCCAAGGCCCCGTCTTCCTCGCCACCTTGCCAAGGATGGCTTTTGGCAAGCGTCTGTCTTCCACTTTAGGCCTCACCATCAGAAGAAGGATGAAGAGGGTTATTTCATTCGTTCCTCCTTCAAAGAGCTCTGAAAAGTTTGGGGGGATGGCAGATACTTTGCTGCAGAGCTTTTCCAGGCACACTCATGCGTTGTTGGTGGCACCAAGAAGGGATAACAGGCATTTTGGAAGTGCCTGGGGTCCTGTGGTGCTCCCCTTTACCTGCTGGCCCTCTGCCAGGAGCCTCTCACGGCCCTGCTTTAACGCCATGGGTTTCCCTCCGACAGTCTCTGCAGGGGCTCCAGGCACGGACTCATTGGTAACTGCAggttgtgagccccttgaggatgggccatttttgcctttctttgtaatcccgtGGCCTCACACGGtgtccggcacatagtaggtgcttaataaatgcttttaactTGATGagaccctgccccccccccttgacCCAGTGCCACCTTACATGTGCTCACaggcacatgtgcacacacatacacacttgtcTCCGGTGGTCATCATGTCCTGTGCCTCCCAGCTCTTTGCTGAAGAAGGTGCTTATGCTCTTGCAAGACAAGGCTTCTTGAATCTACAAGTTTCAGAGACTCATCCTCTGTTTCTCCCCATCCTCACTTTTCCACCTTTGCATTGAAGCCACAAATTACCAGAGTGGGTTTGGGCTTGGTTTGGTTATTAAAAGGAAAGGCAGAAGTGGGACCTTTGGCTGAGTCTTAGCTTGGCCCGTGAGCTCCAGCTCCTCCATCGAGGGGTCTCTGGTGCAGCTTCTTTTGGGACATCCCCAGTGCTTGGAGGAGACAGCCATGACTGGCTTCCGGGCCATCAGAGCATCACCTAGAAAGTGCATTCTTTACGGCCAAAGGACGGGTGCCTGAGGATTTCCCTCCGTCTCAGATGCATTTGTGTAAAACTTGATGCCCCAGCCGGTGTTTGAAACGTTGTTGCCGCGTGGGGGGCAGCTGATGATTAAGTGTGTTCTGTTGAACTTCTCCAGGTCTTGCTGGTTGGCGCTGAGGACTTCACGTTAATTGGAAAACCGCTTCTTGGGTAAGCTGTTCTTTATTTAATAAGCTTAGGAGCCAGAGAGAAAGGTTAGCACGGCTGTCCCTGCCCACACACGTGCAGTCTTGTATCCGTGCTTCCTCTGTAgtgctggaagggccctcaggcTCATCCTTGTACATGTGGGAAGGCCGAGCCCCAGGGACCTGCCCCAGGTCAGGTCGGGTAGCTgtcagcagagtcaggattcacaCCCTGGTCTCTGATCACTAGTCCTGTACCTGCCCATGTAAAGAGACTACACAGACCTTGTGAACCTCGAAGCTTTGTCGGGAGCTTTGCAGATGTGTGAATGCTAGCTCTTGTCACCAtcgttgttgttatcattgtcacTAAATTTGGGAAAGAG from Dromiciops gliroides isolate mDroGli1 chromosome 6, mDroGli1.pri, whole genome shotgun sequence encodes the following:
- the MRPL21 gene encoding 39S ribosomal protein L21, mitochondrial — protein: MAAAAGARAVFGALVRRRLLPAGSGLGLPAPPGARAGLGASPGAVHRWPAFQSHSSQSTSAPERVLPKTSLTSPPWPKITLPAAEEEGERHREVIQRVNKLIATGQYGRLFAVVHFASRQWKVTDGDLILIENTLEAQCGERIRMEKVLLVGAEDFTLIGKPLLGLDLVRVEATVIEKTESWPRVYMKFKKRKNFRRKKVFITPQTVLRINTVEIAPSLS